The window GCCCCCGCCGTCGTTGACCGGGACGTCCGCCGCGGTCGTGGGCCCCGCCCTGCGCCAGTTCGTCACGGGCCAACGCTGGGCGACCTACGTACTCGACCGGTACGCCCGGGTGGTGCAGCACAACGAGGCGTGCGAGACCTACTACCCCTGGCTACGCGACGAGCGCAGCTACCTCCGGTGGCTGTTCACCGCGCCGGACGCCCGGCGCCGGCTGGTCAACTGGGCGACGGACTGGGTCGCACCGCTGCTCACCCAGATGCGCATCGCCCGGGCGCGGCACCCCGAGGACGCCGACATCGCCGCCCTGGTCGACTCCTGTCTGGACACCGATCCGGAGGTCCGGTGCCTGTGGGAGGCGCACTCGGCGCGGGAGTGCGTGGCGCGGTCGCGGCGGGGGATCCGCCTGGCCAGTGACCACCGGACCACCATGGTCGACGTCGTGACGCTGACCGATCCGGGCACGAACGAACTGCAGGTCGTGTCGTTGCTTCCGGTGGCCGAGCCAGCCTGACACAAACTGCCAGTTGGCCAAACTGACAGCTTCTGGTCAACCTGCGGGCCACTGGGCAGGATGCAGATACCTGTTGGCCTGAGTCGATGTGACTCGGCTGCTGTACGACGTGAACCGGAGGTTGATCATGAACCCGTTCGATGACGAGAACGGCACTTTCCTGGTTCTGGTGAATGCCGAGGGCCAGCACTCACTGTGGCCGGAATTCGCCGAGGTCCCGGCCGGCTGGACCGTGGCGTGGGGGCCGGGCGAACGGGAGGCGGGGCTTCGGTACGTCGAGGAGACCTGGCTGGACATGCGACCGAAGAGCCTCGCTCTCGCGATGCAGCGGGCTGACAAACAGAACTGAACCGACCTTCAGGGCAACGACAGCAAGTGAACGTCCGGCGGGAGGAAATCATGGTCGACACCGATCAGCACTGGCCGTTGAGCAGTGAGCAGCAGCGGCTGTGGTTCCTCGACCGGCTGGCGCCGGCGAGTGCGGCGTACCACGTGCCGGTCTCGTGGCGGTTGTCGGTCGCCGTACCGCTGCCGGTGGCCGTCACCACCGTGCGCGGCGTGCTGGCCCGTCACGGCGCGCTGTTCGTGGCCTTCGAGGAGGTTGCCGGTGCCCCCGTGCAGCGTCCGTTGCCGACCCGTGAGTTCCCCGTGGAGATTCACGACCTGACCGGATGCCCGGTGCCCGACCGCGACGAGCGGTGTGCCGAAGCGATCAGGGGCACGGCGCGGACGCCGTTCGACCTCGCCCGTGGGCCGCTGGTGCGCGCCGTGCTGTTCGTCGTCGACGACGCGGTCACGCTGGTCCATCTGACGTTCCACCACATCGCCATGGACGGTCTTTCGCTGCAGATCGTCGAGCGGGAACTCGCCGCCGGGCTGGGCGGTGGGGCGGCAGAGACGCGACCCCCGGCGGTGGAGTACGTCGACCACTGCGTCGCACAGCAGCGGTGGCTGGCCGCAGACCGCTCCCGACAGGACCTCCAACGGCGGGTCGAGCAGTTGCGTGGCGCGCCGGAGCTGCTCGAACTCGGCCGGGACCTGACCCGACCACGGGACTTCACCTATCGTGGCGAAACCCTGCGGTTCGCGATGGCTGCCGACGTGCGCGACCGGGTCCGGTCGTTGGCCGCCCGCAGCAGCGTCACGCCGTACATGGTGCTGTTGGCGGCCTTCAACGCCTTCGTGCACCGGCAGACCGGGCAGACCGACCTGGTCGTCGGTACGCCGGTCGCGGGCCGGGGCGACAGCCGGTTCCTGGACGTGGTCGGGCTCTTCGCCGGCACCCTGGTGCTGCGGACCGACCTGAGCGGGGAACCGACCTTCGCCTCCGTCGTGCAGCGCACCCAGGAGTCCGTGCTGTCGGCGCTGGAGTACGCCGGTGTGCCCTTCGACCAGCTGGTCAACAACCTCGTGCCGCAGCGGACGCCGAGTCACGCCCCGTTGGCCCAGGTGCTGTTCGCGTACCACGAGAACGGTCCGGACAGCGCCGCCGACGGCGCGGTGCTGACCCGGGAGTTCGTCTCCACCGACACCGCCAAACTGGACCTCACCTTCACCGTCTACGACACCGGCGACCGGTACGACGTCGAGATCGAGTACTGCACCGACCTGTTTCTGCGCGACTCGGCCGAGTACTTCTTCCGGCACTGGTCGCAGCTGCTGGTCAGCGGCCTCGACCAGCCGACCCTGCCGGTCGGCCGGCTGACCCTCGCCGACCCGGCGGAGCGGTCGTTGGTGGCGTCGTGGTCGGTGGCCGATGGTGTCGTGGGGTCGGAGTCGGGGTCGGGGTCGGCTGCGGACGTGGGTGTGGTGTCGGTGGATGGGTTGGTGGGTCGGCAGGTGGTGCGGTCGCCGGGTGCGGTGGCGGTGGTGTGTGGGGATGTGTCGTTGACGTACGGGCAGTTGTGGGAGCGGTCGGGTCGGGTTGCGGGGTTGTTGGTGGGGTTGGGGGTTGGTGCGGGTTCGTTGGTGGGGGTGTGTGGGTCGCGGTCGGTGGATCTGGTGGTGTGGTTGTTGGGGGTGTTGCGGGCGGGTGCGGCGTATGTGCCGTTGGATGTTGATTATCCGGCGGAGCGGTTGTCGTTGATGTTGGTGGATTCGGGTGTGTCGGTGGTGGTGGGGGGTGTTGGTGCTGCTGGTCGGTTGCCGGTGGGTGGTTGGCGGGTGGTGGAGGTTGATGGTGAGGGTGTGGCGTCGTCGGAGGAGGTTGTGGCGTCGTCGGAGCGGGTGTCGTCGGGGGATGGTGCGGCGTATGTGATCTATACGTCGGGTTCCACCGGCCGGCCGAAGGGCGTCACCGTCACCCACCGCAACGCGGTCCGGCTGTTCACCTCGGCGGCCCGGGACTTCAGCTTCGGTCCCGACGACGTCTGGTCGATGTTCCACAGTGCCTCGTTCGACGTCTGCGTCTGGGAGATGTGGGGTGCGCTGAGCACCGGTGGCCGGCTGGTCGTGGTGCCCTACTGGGTATCCCGCAGCCCCGAGGACCTGTACGCGCTGGTCCGGGACGAAGGCGTCACCGTGTTCAGCCAGACCCCGTCGGCGTTCGTCCAGTTCGAGGCTGCGGACGCCCGGTCGGCGGACCAGCTTCGGCTGCGGTACGTCATCTTCGCCGGTGAGGCGTTGGACCACGGCTCGGTGCGGCGGTGGGGCCGTCGCCACGGCTGGGACAGCCCGCGACTGGTCAACATGTACGGGATCACCGAGACCACCGTGCACAACACCTTCCGTACCGTCG is drawn from Micromonospora sp. Llam0 and contains these coding sequences:
- a CDS encoding helix-turn-helix domain-containing protein; this translates as MVSARHVSASQNGELGACVKAWRHRLSPDGDQERDGRRRRRASVTQEEIADLVGVSVVWYSNLERGVRANYSDAFLDSVAEALRLGRYERELLYLLAVGRMPPPSLTGTSAAVVGPALRQFVTGQRWATYVLDRYARVVQHNEACETYYPWLRDERSYLRWLFTAPDARRRLVNWATDWVAPLLTQMRIARARHPEDADIAALVDSCLDTDPEVRCLWEAHSARECVARSRRGIRLASDHRTTMVDVVTLTDPGTNELQVVSLLPVAEPA
- a CDS encoding MbtH family protein — its product is MNPFDDENGTFLVLVNAEGQHSLWPEFAEVPAGWTVAWGPGEREAGLRYVEETWLDMRPKSLALAMQRADKQN